Proteins from a genomic interval of Dunckerocampus dactyliophorus isolate RoL2022-P2 chromosome 5, RoL_Ddac_1.1, whole genome shotgun sequence:
- the tmem17 gene encoding transmembrane protein 17B produces MDLPETLRRRLEDFSRNVFVDQNQPPSKERSTSSAHDRRVLSSLPLQMSLFFNMWFFPLWWISETVMLHLKYSALPDYYKFILVTVLILMTLIEAIRLYLGYVGNLHEKVAELAGFWLLSILLQLPQILFQLFNEGILIQPLERGVHIVLALFILTQAIVGFVALRDLVRHTESQFHLRQFD; encoded by the exons ATGGACTTACCAGAAACTCTCCGAAGACGCTTGGAAGACTTTTCTCGTAATGTCTTTGTGGACCAGAATCAGCCTCCGTCGAAGGAGCGAAGCACGTCTTCAGCGCACG ACCGGCGCGTTCTGTCCAGCCTGCCCCTCCAGATGTCTCTGTTCTTTAACATGTGGTTCTTCCCCCTGTGGTGGATCAGCGAGACTGTCATGTTGCACCTCAAA TACTCTGCTTTGCCTGACTACTACAAGTTCATCCTGGTGACGGTCCTCATCCTGATGACTTTGATTGAGGCCATTAGACTCTATCTTGGTTATGTGGGGAACCTGCATGAAAAG GTGGCAGAGTTGGCTGGATTTTGGCTGCTGAGCATCCTGCTGCAGTTGCCGCAAATCCTCTTTCAGCTCTTCAACGAAGGCATCCTCATACAGCCTCTGGAAAGAGGCGTTCACATCGTTCTGGCTCTTTTCATCCTCACTCAG GCCATCGTTGGTTTTGTGGCTTTACGGGACTTGGTCAGACACACAGAAAGTCAATTCCATCTCCGTCAGTTTGACTGA
- the slc15a5 gene encoding solute carrier family 15 member 5: MSSDVLLCGSPALASAASLLEGLQSSTFTHHSHYMREPSHQLAGGMVAGEIQRLPEGKSHLRRLCKTPPHPDRRVSPRSRKKLQVIICVLLVELFERFTFFGIVCNMILFCTVKLGYDNYLAATVNLCFIGASTLTPVLVGWFAETCLGRTKVLYLCAFLHFFGTAMLPVVAFPFEDFYIDMHHMSYKLEPHEQQALFYTGLLAAALGIGGIRAILCPMGAYSLQSYNQYQLLGFFNWFYWLVNLNSTVVFLGIAYIQQSVAKNLAFLIPFTSALLALIAIHMMRNKLTYKPKKGGSLLTTLGVFLNSLKMCCLHYRHLSGDVPSWLDRAKENNGGRYSETHVENVKVLAKLFPLYGLQLLYRACLTQIPSGYYIQTMNSNLHLNDVLLPIGTMNVISILPLLMLAPLMECVTTFSLSFAKTPPAPTRVVALGHACAALSVLVAGLSELHRKSFPLVEQTLSGKVLQVSSMPCFQLAPQYILLGLAEALVTPACSLISFQLTPGHIRGISLHFLTLSYGGGCFLGALCIQLLYLMSGGNFYPNVLHDGNLERFFFLMATLMLINTFIYWTVSHRYMDLSVQGKALPISPLTEKLLQYKARLRYYDSMEHSYTNNSYNLSHDAL, from the exons ATGTCGTCTGACGTGTTGTTGTGTGGTAGCCCTGCCCTGGCCTCAGCTGCTTCCCTCCTAGAAGGCCTGCAGTCCAGCACATTCACACACCACAGCCATTACATGAGAGAACCCAGTCACCAGCTTGCAGGTGGGATGGTAGCAGGAGAAATTCAAAGACTGCCCGAGGGCAAAAGCCACCTAAGGAGGCTCTGCAAGACACCTCCTCATCCAGACCGGAGAGTATCACCTAGAAGCCGCAAGAAACTCCAAGTTATCATTTGCGTTCTGCTTGTGGAGCTATTTGAGAGATTCACATTCTTCGGCATTGTGTGCAACATGATTCTCTTCTGCACTGTGAAGCTTGGCTACGACAACTACCTGGCTGCAACGGTCAACCTGTGTTTTATAGGAGCCAGCACCCTGACCCCTGTGCTGGTGGGTTGGTTTGCTGAAACCTGTCTAGGAAGAACCAAAGTGCTTTACCTGTGTGCTTTCCTACATTTCTTTG GCACGGCCATGCTGCCCGTGGTGGCATTTCCTTTTGAAGATTTCTACATTGACATGCATCACATGAGCTATAAGTTGGAACCTCATGAGCAGCAGGCCCTGTTCTACACCGGCCTCCTGGCTGCTGCACTGGGCATTGGTGGTATCCGGGCCATTCTTTGCCCCATGGGAGCGTACAGCTTGCAGAGCTACAATCAATATCAGCTACTGGGCTTCTTCAACTG GTTCTACTGGTTGGTTAACCTGAATTCCACTGTTGTGTTTCTGGGTATTGCTTACATCCAGCAATCTGTGGCCAAAAATCTGGCTTTCCTAATCCCCTTCACCTCTGCACTGCTGGCACTCATCGCCATCCACATGATGCGCAACAAACTCACCTACAAACCCAAGAAAG GCGGATCCCTGTTGACCACCCTTGGGGTTTTCTTGAACTCTCTCAAGATGTGCTGCCTTCACTATCGGCACCTTAGTGGAGATGTGCCATCGTGGCTGGATCGGGCCAAGGAGAACAACGGCGGCCGGTACAGTGAGACTCACGTAGAGAACGTCAAAGTCCTGGCCAAGCTCTTCCCTCTTTATGGACTTCAGCTGTTGTACAGAGCCTGCCTCACTCAG ATCCCATCCGGGTATTACATCCAAACCATGAACTCCAACCTTCACCTCAATGACGTCCTGTTGCCGATCGGGACCATGAACGTGATCAGCATTTTACCTCTGCTGATGTTGGCCCCGCTGATGGAGTGCGTCACGACCTTCTCGCTCTCCTTTGCAAAAACGCCACCGGCGCCCACCAGAGTCGTTG CTCTTGGACATGCATGTGCAGCTCTCTCCGTCCTGGTGGCAGGTTTGTCTGAGCTGCACCGGAAGTCTTTCCCCCTGGTAGAGCAAACTCTGTCCGGGAAGGTTCTGCAAGTGTCATCCATGCCATGTTTCCAGCTGGCTCCGCAGTACATCCTACTTGGACTGGCCGAGGCTCTGGTCACTCCGGCAT GTTCCCTCATATCTTTCCAGCTGACCCCTGGCCACATCCGAGGAATCTCCTTGCACTTCCTCACGCTCTCCTATGGGGGGGGCTGCTTCCTAGGAGCCCTGTGCATTCAGCTGCTCTACCTCATGTCCGGAG GTAACTTCTACCCAAACGTGCTGCATGACGGGAACCTGGAGAGATTCTTCTTCCTCATGGCCACGCTGATGTTGATAAATACGTTTATTTACTGGACTGTATCGCACAG ATACATGGATTTGAGCGTGCAGGGTAAAGCGCTGCCTATCAGCCCGCTAACTGAGAAGCTGCTGCAGTACAAAGCACGCCTGCGGTACTACGACTCCATGGAGCACTCCTACACAAACAACTCCTACAACCTGTCACATGACGCGCTTTAG